In Anolis carolinensis isolate JA03-04 chromosome 4, rAnoCar3.1.pri, whole genome shotgun sequence, the genomic window AAGTTTTGTTTCTGGAGGAGCTTTCACAAGAATTACAGTTTGGTCTTTAAGGCTGCCAATTTCTCGAATATCTTCATATCTAACATATGCTAATGTAATCTATGTTAAAGAACTGTTCAGTAGTAGACAAACAAATtaacataaaaatttaaaacacaccCCATGAGCCTCCTCTTTATAGCTCTATCTGTACTTGGCTagtagaaaagaaataaaaataaaataaagtaagacGTCTGCTGCCAAAATAAATTGATACTAATGCAAATTAATCTTACACTGAGCAGGAATAATTTGCAGAATTTGCTCAGCTATATTTCCCATTTGCTGTTTATGGAAAATGTGTTCTTTTGCTATCTTATATCAACAAATAAATCTTTCATTAATTGCAGAAACCCAGATGTGAGTTACATTGTTTAGCAAGATATTTATCATTTACATGCAAGCCATATTAGAATGCAGTAAAAATTTGGGATTTACACATTCTGACAGAAAAATCAGTGTGTCACATGGTTTGCTGCTGCTGTAGTACTCAATCTCTTACAGTCTGAAATATGTTATCTTgttactattttaattttttagaaGAGCTACAAGTAAATCTCATGTCTGATGTTCATCACTATACTATCATATAATTGACTGCCAAAGGATAGATTTATACTATACTATTTATAACTATAACCGTAATTATAAACAATCAGATTTCATCAAGGAGTCTCATGTGCATTAAAAGGATATCTCCGATTCTCAGAATCTTCTCTTAGTAGCTTGAGGTCATGGGAACAGCTTTGTATCAACTCGTCCAATTTCTTCTCCTCCTGGTTGAGTTCTGCTACCTCTTTAGACAAGCCTTGGCAGTGTGCCAATGTGCCCCCAAAATCAGATAAACTGCAGCCCCTGCAAACAAATGTGTTGAGAATTCAGAAATATTTCTGCAGCTCAATAGGTTTAACAAAAAAAGTTTCTATCAAAACTTCACCTGTCTATTTAGATCAAACCTTTGTCTCAAAGATCTAGCAAGTCAGATTACCTTACTGTTTCAAAAGTTTGGATATCATGGCAGCAAAATTCAATCAGAAAGGCGTCCATGGTAACAGCTTCCTTGGCGTGGAAAACGGAACAGCACCTCCCCACGGCCGAGTtgagcctccagatgccagagatgaaaagtcggaagccttgcctctgtctatgtactgtctgtctttgttgttaattgtgtaatggtgaatgtttaccatatatgcATTCTGTAattagctctgagtcccctcagggagatagagtggaatataaataaagtgtgaatatagatagatagatagatagatagatagatagatagatagatagatatagatatatgtatatatacacacaagcgGACAGAACAtttatctatcttctatatatataacagcagcagacaaaacaacaaaactaaacacccacaacctcgaaaattgacagcacaacccctcatccacgcctctaggttgatacaacaaaaaataaaagaaaaacaaagtgctaattagagggagaggaataatcgtttttatccaattgctgccagttagaaggctaagctctgcccacttggtctcctagcaacccactcagcccaggggacaggcagagttaggcctcacttaggcttcttccaaactgcctataaaatacggattatctgattttaactggattatatggcagtgtagactcaaggcccttccacacagctatataacgcatttataatcttatattatctgctttgaactggattatcttgactccacactgccatataatccacttcagtgtgcattttatacagctgtgtagaaggggcctcatataatccagttctaagcagataatataagattataaatatacagtagagtctcacttatccaacataaacaggccagcaaaacgttggataagtgaatatgttggataataagaagggattcaggaaaagcagattaaatatcaaattaggtaatcattatacaaattaagcaccaaaacatcatgttatacaacaaatttgatagaaaaagtagttccatacgcagtaatgctatgtaggaattactgtatttacaaatttaccacccaaaatcacaatgaatttaaaacactgactacaaaaacatagactactaaaaggcaggctgcattggataatccagaacattggataagcgaatgttggataagtgagattctactgtaatatgaaataattactgtggtagaataataaagaacaatataatctctaaaaccaggacattaaataaagagcaacactctgaaagcagggaaattgggaattccacaaaggaaacaatcagggccagctaacatctcccaagaaaggattcttccagaaaggaagctgagaagggagtgaagcactgtgtattaccaaagtcattattattactatcattattatcattattatcattattattattattattattattattattattattattatgttcctgtaaaccatgaaaatgaatacaatctgactccaagaattcaaaaacactaaaatcagaatatataaaaaattactgtggtataataaaacagaacaatacaatctctaaaatcagaacactaaataaagaacaacactctgaaaacaggggaattccacacaggaaacaatcaggccagctaacacctcccaacaaagtattcccatcaccaaagtctggcaaatcctctattttctgaTGGCCACAGATattagaagcacataaaacatcgcaaacaccaccactctgaaaacaagggaattccaaacacaaaacaattagggccagctatcacctcccaacaaaaaattcactcaggcaggaaacagccaggctttaaagctgcaaggccattacatgctgatcattttgcctaattgcagcattcatacttgcctccaacagacaaaaaaaaccaatcagaaatattgtatattcacaaccttgacgaaataatatcccctgatggcgcagcgtgttaaaccactgagtgctgaacttctggaccaaaaggtcgcaggtttgaattgggggaacggacagagcccccactattagccccaccttctgccaaccctaaagttcaaaaacatgcaaatgagaatagatgaataggtacttctccagcgggaaggtaacggcgctccatgcagtcatgccacatgaccttggaggagtctacggacaacgccagctcttcggcttagaaatggacatgaccaccaacccccacagtcagacacgactgaacttaatatcagagaaaaacctttaccctttaccttaactaccaccaatttctcaatactttatttcccataccaccatacttcgccacagcaacgtgtggtcgagcacagctagtatatatatagacatatataaccattttttaaaagccaacaCGATTTTCCTTAATTTTGCACAGAAAGGTTTCTAGCCTCTGTCTATCCTTTTCTGACTTCCTTTTGAAAGAATTACCATCCCAATACATAAGGCTAAGCATTCATTAAGAAGCTTTTTAGTTGAAGCTTTCAGTTGAGGAGTGACAGAGTACACAAAAACTTTTGCTCTTATTTCCATTTTGCTCTTTAAGATTTCATTTctgcatattttatttttctgaattTCTGCAAAATCCTCCTCCACTTGGATACAGAAACAGGGCAGTAAGACAAAACTCCACATTAAGAAAAGCATGTCCTTCCTTCTTAACATAATTATTTTGAACCAAGTTTAATACAAATAGTATATGACCAATGCATAGATATAGCTAAGTATTCTTACAGTTCCCTAAAACTCCCTACCAAGGAAAGCTGGGCTGGACCATTCTCTGCAAAAAAATTATTCAGGCAAAACTTGTCAAATGACCACTTGCTTGAGAGAATGGCTTTTTAACAGTTATGTTTATTGAACTGCATGCTTTTAAAAGCTGTTCTAGTTATTATAAAATGTTAATTTAATCTAGTTAACTTTTAATGgttaatttaattctattttgtgttttgtgttttgaTTATATACTTTTATTGAATATTAGTGTAAGCTGACTTGGATCCCATTTGTGAGAGAAAAGTGAGAACCGATAAAATAAAGTCTGTAAGTGATTTCCTTGTTGATATTTCTTTCCATAAGAATTGCCTTTCTGGATCAGAGGCAATCAAACCTTTTTGAAATACTGTGCTTAAGAGCATGAGCTATGGAGGACTCCCTAGTTGAACTAAAATACTGAACAATAAGGCAGGGTCAAATAGTAGGTCATTTTGCTGACTGAATTGTTTGTATCAGCAGAACCAGAAAGGTGATGATTTTCCACCCCTTGCAATCTCCCCATGAACTCTGGCATCTGTCTCTGAAGCTTTTTGCTCAACAACGGCTGCTTTAAAGACATTGACAATTTGTCCAACTaatggttttaaaatattgttgtttCAAATGCCAGATTTGTGTCCCTTTATTCTGTTGTATAGACACTGACTCCTTGTCCTGCAATGACTGCAACAAGCCACATGCTGGAAAATTATGGTGATAGAAGATAAGCAGGTACATGAACCCCAGATTATTATGGATGAAATTACTGAATTCTACATCGAAGTTACCGAAGTAGAAATGGTAACATAATTCACATCTCCAGTCACAGAACCCATGGAAATATTCATAAAGGAGCACTTCAGCTTTGGAGAGCACTATTTCTACCCACAAGATAGTAACCCCGTTGACCCTGACAAATGTAAAGATAGCTAAACAAGAATTCAACAAGAAGTTCAAGATAATGTCAGATTATTAATGCAAGTATGTTTGTGTCACTTCTCAATAACTGTAGTTATTAAGAATAGCATTACTGGAAGGGTCACAATAAGGTCATGTTCATTATGTATACTTTTGGATTGCATTTTTCTCTGATCCCACTAATTACAATCTCACATCAACTCGTCCACATTCCCAAGCATGTGTGTAATAATATGGCCAAAAGAGGCAACAATTTAGCTCATGAAAACATTTCATCAAAAATATGAAGGTGAAATTTGAAGGCATGCAATATTCCCAGATGCAATAAGTATACAGGGCTGTGATACTTACATCCACTGAAtgttgtttttggattttttcttAATGAGATGGATGCCTTCCAGAACATTGGTGATATCATAAATCCTTCTTTTTTGTACCTTAAGGACGTCTGCTGCTTTATTCAAATCTACAACACCATCTGGAGACTGGCTCAGAAGCTGAACAAACCTCTTCGTAAGGAGACCAAGAGATGTATCATACCGTGTCTTTTCTGAAGGAGATTTGGGAGCTGGAAGAAAAAAGTTTACATCACAGCAATTCTGATATTGAAACAGCAGTTCATTTAAACAATCAATACAAAGACCAGGTTCATACCCAACCGTAAGCCAGTTTGTGGCTTCTTCTTATGTCTGAACCTATAATCACACAACATGGATACTGCCGTGGCTTGTttcaaaaaatgttcattttcgGATCTCACTGATTGTTTCACAGAACTTTGAACCCTCTTTCTGCATGTATCATCTGGAGTCTTTCTTGCACATGTACACTCAGTCACATGCATTACAGATCAAACGTGCATtagaataacataaaataatgtaatatttaaGGGCTTAGAAGGTGTTAAAAAACATGCTCTGTCTGGTGAAACACAAGAGGAGGGCTACTCCAGCAGGTCTTAAACCTCAGACAAGTGCATGTATGGAGAGGTGTTCCTTGAAATAATGGTTGTATAATTGCTTATAAAAGCTCATAAAATGTCATAAATTCTTCTTTCAGAACAGTaggttccaacctttggtcctctaagTGTTTtacacttcagctcccagaaatcccagccaacataccagctgttaggaattgtgggagttaaagtccaaaatattcagagaaacaaagattgggaaccacttagAATACACTGATTAATTATAACCACCAAACAACTGTTCTTTTATCATTCAGCATAACAATTCCTACAGTAACTTTTTGAGGGTTTTTGTAAGACACTGAAAAACATATTACTATGTGGTGGTATAAAATTTGTTGAATCTTACTTTCAACctttcaacaaaaaaaaaaaaaacagtgtggGGTCCTATTGTTGCAGAATTAGAAAATGTGAGGATTATAAATCTAAGTTCAGCAAGCAACCCAAGCCTGTCCCCTTGAGGAAGCCAGCTAGCTCCTTCAACCCAGATTTCCATCCATGTCTTTGTTCACCAACCTGAAACTTTGAAGCTGATTTATATATAACAGGCAGTTTAAACTCGGTATGAGCAgaatatcaaatatttagcacAACTAGGAGTTTTTTACAGCTTACCAGAGtcctcaaagtgctggttatactatttcattacagtaaaCCAATGGTTCAGTGTACTAAGACTCATTTCACTTATTCTCACAGACATAGGATAACAGAGGAATTGTGGTATGATATGCaatgtcattatttttattaaaccAGGTCAGAAGAAAGTAACTACAAAATATACTACAGTCCTTTGGAAgagattattttttccttttcttttatctAAGACTCAAAATATCTACCACACTTTTCCACATAAATAACCAAAGATTCCTTACTTCTTGGACTATCTGGACTTCTAGTTGCAGCTCTTCCTTTCCCCTTTGGTGTCCTTAATCCTTCAGTGAGAAATTGCTGTCCACTCTCTCCTAGTTCCAGCCTTCGCTTTGCCTGTCAAAAGAAGAGTGTTCTTGTAAAGAATGAAATCAAACTTGAAGGAACAAGCttagcttaaaaaaaaaacatagcaaTCAGTATGGCCTGGTCAAAGGAAAGACAATGAACCTTTCCCAACTTCCTCAACACCTGTTGCTATTCttattttaagggggggggggaaagctaACTTTTATCATACCTACCTCAATGTATATAAAATTCTTGAAGTATTTGAACATGGAAGCTTGCATACTATTGTGTGAATTGGGTTATGCAAATGAGAGCCTACAGCCATGGTTCGGCACCCAACATAGGCTATGT contains:
- the e2f3 gene encoding transcription factor E2F3 isoform X2 is translated as MPLQQAKRRLELGESGQQFLTEGLRTPKGKGRAATRSPDSPRTPKSPSEKTRYDTSLGLLTKRFVQLLSQSPDGVVDLNKAADVLKVQKRRIYDITNVLEGIHLIKKKSKNNIQWMGCSLSDFGGTLAHCQGLSKEVAELNQEEKKLDELIQSCSHDLKLLREDSENRRLAYVRYEDIREIGSLKDQTVILVKAPPETKLEVPDPLESKLIHLSSTQGPIEVYLCPEETDYTSPIKAQEQDHNGNISRNLSKDVISENSGSLHCSVTATTISPLASSTNLLQQTEDQIASSLEGPFVSLLPPLLHEDYLLGLGEEEGISDLFDYDFEKMPALMDGFLCS